Genomic segment of Bubalus kerabau isolate K-KA32 ecotype Philippines breed swamp buffalo chromosome 6, PCC_UOA_SB_1v2, whole genome shotgun sequence:
GTGCAGCCCCGAGGTCAGCCCAGTCTACCTCAGCTACACGGGCGGGCTCCTGGCGCTCGGCCTGCTGCTCAACGGCCTGGCGCTCTGGGTGCTGTGCCGGCGCCTGCCGCGCTGGACAGAGACCCGCATCTACATGGCCAACCTGGCCGTGGCCGACCTCTGCCTGCTCTGCGCCCTGCCCTTCTTCCTGTACTTCCAGAAGCAGACCTCCAAGGACACGCCGCTCTGCCAGATCTCCCAGGCCATCTACCTGCTCAACAGGTACATGAGCATCAGCCTGGTCACGGCCATCGCGGTGGACCGCTACGTGGCTGTGCGGCACCCCCTGCGCGCCCGCAGGCTCCGCTCCCCCGGCCGGGCCGTGGCCGTGTGCGCTGCGCTCTGGGCCGTGGTCCTCGGCTCCCTGGTGCTCCGCTGGTTCCTGGACGTGCAGGACGGTGGCTTCTGCTTCGCCGCCCGCTCCGGGCGGAACACCTACACCGGGGTCTTCTCACTGCTGGGCTTCTATCTGCCGCTGGCCGTGCTGGTCTTCTGCTCTCTGCAGGTGGTGACCGCCCTGACCCAGGGGCCCAAGGCTAACCCGGGCCAGGCGGAAGCCACGCGGAAAGCCTCTCGCATGGTCCTGGCGAACCTGGCCGTCTTCGTGGTCTGCTTCCTGCCCTTCCACGTGGTGCTGACCATGCATATGGCCCTGGGCCTGCAGACCTGTGCCATTAAGATGGCCATCCAGATCACGAGCAGACTCTCAGACGCCAACTGCTGCCTAGACGCCATCTGCTACTACTTCATGGCCAAGGACTTCCAGGAGGCGTCTGTGTCAACCACATCCCCCAGTGCCAAGGCCCACAAGACCAAGGACAGTATGACTATGACCCTGACCTAGGAGATAAGCCATGGGCTCCCCTGCTGGGGCACCAGTGACCAGAGACAAGGAGCCCCACGATCTGTCCTGAACTCGCTGTGGGCCGTGGGCTGTGGACACTCTCAGGAGGCTCAACTCAGCAGGATAACCTGGGCATGGAGCCTGGGGAGgcaacacccccacccccggggcaGAAGAGGGACAGGATGGGGACAGGAGGAATGGGGCCTGAGCAGGGCCAAGCCCAGGGACCCTGCTGTGTCCAGAGCCTGGCACACCTGGGGCACTGGGAGGGGGGTGTCTGCCGGGTGCCTGAGGCTCTGATGGCCAGCTTTCTGCTACTGCCCCACAGGGGCCAGAATAAAGCTTTCCACTGGGGCTCTGTGCCACCCACGGCCGCGTAGTGGGAGATGGAGCGCCTGGGGCGTCTCCCAGGTGACTTTCTAGGGCTTTCCACTTGGGGGCTCTCCACGGGCCCTCCCAGCTGCTTCCCACCCTGGCCCACTCCCCATCATCTGGGGGGCTGCCGCCAGGGAGGGCTGGTCCTCAGCTGCTTTTTCGGTCCCAGGCCTGGCCCAGGCCTGAGTGTGAGCAGCTGGTCCTGAGCTCCAAGTTCAGGTGTAGGGAGAGGTGGGGGCACAGTTAACTTCTGTGTcagcaggggacacaggcatCTACAAGGGCCGGAAGTGGAGAAGTCCCAGGAGCCATCTAAGGCCTCAGCCTGGGTGTTAGGAGCTGCTGTAGACAGAGACAGTCTCTGGGACAGAGAAAAAATGAGAgatgggagagaaggagagacagatggggaaaaagcaagagagaacgGGGGTGAGAGCGCGGGGGGTGGGTAGTGTGGGAGAAAGAAAGGCGGGACAGTGACGGGGATAGGACGAGAGTGAAGAAGATGGTTAGCAGAGCAAGACAGAAGGAGCCTCCAGGGGACAAGGAGAGAGCAcgagggcagagctgggaggaggggcagagagacTGACAGACAGATAGGTGATGGCTCAGCCTGCTCACACCCAGGCCCAGGTCCCTCCTGCTCTCCTGCCACCCGGGAACCCCAAGGGCCAGCCTGGGACCCATTCTGGCCCTTCAGAGGGTCCCCGAGAGTGGGTGGAGGTCAGGGGTTCTCGAGGAAGGACCAGGACCAGCTCTTCCGGCTAGAGGAGATTGGGGCCCCACACCCAAGGCCACAGGAGGAGGGACCTTCCAGGAGTCATGTGGTCTGGGGCAGATGGGGTAATAGGGTGCAGGGGTGGACCTGCAAAGGTCCTGAGCTGATCTGATGAAGCCTTGGGTGGAGAGGCTCAGAAAAGGCTGCCAAAGACCCTCTGCCTGGCAGGGTGCCACTGCTCCAGGGCTGGGGCCCCTATCCTGGGCAGAGGAGGTGGCAGGTCCACAGTCTGGAGGGGCCCTTGGTGGAACCCCTGAGGTGAGGGGAGGAGGCACCCTGACCCAAGTTGTGTGGGCCCCAGGCAGGCACCTGAaattggggaggggagaggaagatggaggtggggagggttagaggaagatggaggtgggggagggggagaggaagatggaggggggagagaaagatggaggtgtgggagggggagaggaaaatggggagggggagaaagatgGAAGTGTGGAAGGGGACAggaagatgggggaggggagaggaagatggaggtggggcaggggagaggaagatggaggggagaaggggagaggaagatggaggtaggggaggggaaagaaaaatggaaggagGGGGTAGAGGAcgatggggaaggggagaggaagatgggggagggggagaggaagatGGAGGTGGGCAAAGGGAGAGAAagatggagggggagggggagaggaagatgggagggaggggagagaccGGCTTAGCCTTCCGCTGTGGTCCAGAAGTCCACCCAGCAGGGCGCCCCGGCCCTGAGCCCGCTGAGGCTTCCACATCGTCCCACCCCCTCCCAGGCTGTCGACTTTGGTGTCTGTGGCTGCCACCTGGGGAACGACCACAGTGGCCGCAGCGTGGGCAGCGATGTCCTGTTGCAGGCGGTGACCAGTGTCTCCATCTGCCTCCCTGCGGCTCTGGGTCTGCCGTGACTGGTGTAGTTGGACAGAAACCTGCTTCCTGTGGTCAACCAGGCGACGGCCACTGCCCACTGCTGCTGAGCCGGCCGCATCCTGCCTGAGAGGTGAGGCAGTCTGGCCAGGAGGCCCCTGGCAAGGGGTCCTGCAGAGCGTCCACTAGGCCAGCACCTGCAGGAGCAGGTGCGTCGTCAGCACGGCTTGAGAGGAAGCTCCAGGACCCTGCCACGCGCCCCCCATGGATCTCAGGACGGGTCCACTCCACTGCGGCCAGAGGGCCTGGCAGGGAATCGAGTGGCTGGATCAGCACCAGCACAAACCTGGACTGTGAGTCCAGGCGGGAGGCCACCCTGGGGCTCGTGCTAGGCCAGGGCAGCAGGGCAGCTGCTCCCGACAGCCTCAGGTGACCAGGCCCCACCTCAGCCTCCCAGGACACACAGGGAGATTTGTTCGGGCAGAATGAGCGCAGACAGGCCTCGGGCAGGGCAGAGCCCCAGGCCAAACCCACCTTCCTGCTGGGCCACCAGCCCCGACCTGAGGGAGATCGACGTCCTGGCTGTGACACAGTGCAGCAGGGCCCTGGACCCGCACGGCGGTCAGCGCGGCTGATGGGAACCCCCCTCTGCCCGTGCAGGTGCCCCACCCACGGCCTGGCCCTAGGGTCTTCTCCTGCCAGGAGGCAcaggcctccccatccccccaccgcTAGCACCGGGCACGCTGTTCTGGGGCCAGGCACAGGGGCGCTTCAGATGGCCCACTAGAGAAGCCGTTTAGGTGGCCAAGGCTGCTGGCGGCATCAGTGCTCTTGACCACAGCTCTGGTGCCAGGGAGATCAAGCACGGCCGTCCGTTCTGTGGCTCAAGCACAGAGCTTCTCAGCAGGCCAAGAGCACAGCCACAGCCCCTGCCCCCATTTCCTCTTGGGGCTCTCTGCTGGCCAGAGCGGCAGCTGGCAGACAGGAGGAGGTGGGGCCCTGGCCCTCCATGCCCCCAAACCCGGACACTGCAGAGTACAACGTCTGCCCCACCAGGTTCAATCCTGACCACCGGTCCCTCGGGACTCCTGAAGGGGGGCACCGCCTTGGAAGACAACCTTGAGCTGCAAGTGACCCGGGAGGGCCAGACCCTCTGCCTCCCCGTCCCAGCGCACTCCGTGTGCAGTGAAAAGCATCCGGGCACAGCTGGTCCAGCCACCCTCCTCAGCTGGTGCCGCCCTCTGACCTCAGCCACGGAGGCCCAGCTCTGATCCGGGAGGATGTGCGCTGCTGGCCGTGGGCCCCTCCCCTCACAGAGACCCAGGGACAGACGAGGCCCGGGGCTCAGGCTGGTGGCACGCTCACTGGAGGAGGGCGGGCTCACTGCGTCCTCACCcctgcctcagagggccccagagTCACCTTTCAGGGCTGGTCCCCTTGGGGAATCAGGTGCCAGAGACCAAGCCCTCCCACCAGGTCCAGAGACCACTGCCCCCTGGAGGCAACGCTGGGGCTCAGCAGGCGGTGGGGAGCTGGGTGTCAGaccacagagcagggctgggccGCTGTCCACGTAAGGGGCTGGCTAGAGCCTCTTGACCGGCTCCGAGGCTGCGTCCTGAGGGTGGACACAAGCCCATGGAGCTGACTTGTTTATCAGTATGCACAGATAAAACCTGCCCTGTGCCTGGCACTGGACTTTGAAATGTGCACCCAAAGCTTCACAGGGCTGCACTCTGGGGTCCCCCATGGAGGAATGGAGAGGAGAGAGGCTGGGAAGTGGGCCAGATAAGATGGCAGGGCTGAGAAGGGGCTGCTCTGAAGGTGGGGAAGGGTGTGCCTCAGAGGAGCGGGAAGTGCCCTGCACGTGGGCCCCGCCGTGTGCTGCCGGCTGGACGCTGGATGAGGGTCAGGACAGGGAGCTGCTCTGGGGGGTCCAAGGGGCGCATGACCAAGGCCAGGGTGGCACGGGGGGCGTCGGGACAGCAGTGGCAAGTGTAGGCCAGCATGGGGACTCTGAACATGATGAGGGGGTGACGACGGGACTCCGAGGAACACTCTAGGGGGGCGTGGCTAAGGAGGAAGCAAGAGGGCTTCCAACAGAGAGGGTGCCAGGGTTCCAGTGTGGAGGGGTGTGAGGGCCAGAAGGAAGCAGGGAGACCCGGCAGCAAGGAGGCGGATGCAGCTGTGACCCTGTAACCAGGATGGTGCTCTCTGGAGAACAGGGGGGTGGACTGCCCGAGTGGTCACGCTGTGTCCTGTCTCAAGGACACCCCCAGCCCCGCCTTGCACATTGCGCCTCGCATGCTGGGGCGGAGGCCGGAGTCACTGTGCTCGGCGCTGCTCAGCTTGCTGGGCCCGGCCCGGTGTCCCACATGTGGCAGGGGCAGGCCGGACAGGCCAGCCCTCGAGGGTGAGCAAGGTCGGAGCCTCGGGGTGGAGGCCCAAGGCCAGGCCGCGGGAGCCGCCCACTTCGCCCCTCCTCTGCTCTAGGCTCCGCCCCCCTGCCCAGGCCCCGCCCGTGAATAGGCCCCGCCCCCTAGGCTCCACCCAGGAATAGACCCCGCCCCTTATGTCCCGCCCCAGAACTTCTCTCCCGAGAGGTTCTCGTTCGGTGGGGCTGGGGTTGACtggtcccaccctcccctccccaaagaCATTCAGGCTCCAGAAAAAGGGCGGAGGCCCGGGTTTTGCCTCCCAGCACACCTGCCTCTCGCCACGCGTCTGTGTCCAGCTGTGATTGAAGTTTCAGTTAATTTATGGAGGGAATGTGAATTCTCACTGTGACCCAGACCACAGGGTGAAAGTAGCCTGCTCGGCAGAGACCCAGCCAGGGACACGCGGGCAGCTCAGGTCGAGGGGTCGTCCCACCTGCCCGGCTGCTGGGTGCAGGACTGCCCCTGTCTGGGAGGGGGACTGTTAGAACACCAGGCGGGGTGGCTTCCAAACGGCAGGTCCCGAGGCTGGAAGTGGACCTCCGGGAACCCGCCTGGTCCAGGTGCCAGCACAGCCGCTTCGTGGTTCACAGACCACTGTCTGCTGCTGGGCCCTCCCTGGTAGAAGGGATGCGggagccccccctccccccctccccccacccccgctttcCCAAGGGCACCAATCCCATtcctgagggctccaccctcgtGACCTCATCACCTCCTGAGACCATCACATCCAGCTGGGCTAGGTTAGGATTCCAACTTTGGAAGTTTGGACACGGACACTGTGAGCACAGCAAGGGATCTGACTGAGGTGACCGCCCAGCGTGTACCCAGGACCTGTCAGCATCACCCGTGCTGGCGTCTGTTAGGGGCTTCTAAGCGCCCGCGTGAGGACCACTCTGGTAGTGAGCTGCCCCTCCCTGCCTTCTCCTGAGCCGTATCCCCACTTTGGGGGCACAGCCGGGACTCCTGAGAGGGACTCCCTGGCTGGGAATGATGGGGGTCAGGGTGGCTTTCCTCAGGCACTCCTTTTCAGACATGAAATTCCGAggacccaccccccacccccctgcaaaCTGCCGCCTGAGCAGAGGATAGGGAAGGGCCCATCCTGCCTGCACTCTTCCCCTGAACGACTCAGCAGCGGCTTTCAGTGCTCCTCCCATCTCGTTCCCTGGACTTGCTGCACGGCCCTGTGGGTCCAGACACTGCTGGCCTTGGTCCCTCTATTTGTGACCTAATATCACTGCcggtgggtttcccaggtggtgctagtggcaaagaacctgtctgccaatgctggagaacctctccagcaccgcagttcaaaagcagcaattcttcggcactcagccttctttatggtccaactctcacgtccatacatgacaactcaaaaaaccacagctttgactagacaaacctttgtcggcaaagtgatgtctctataatacactgtctaggtttgtcatagattttcttccaaggaacaagcgtcttttaatttcatggctgcagtcaccatctgcagtgactttggagcccaggaaataaagtctgtttccactgtttccccatctatttgccatgaagtgatgggaccagatgccatgatcttagttttctgaatgttgaattttaagccggctttttcattctcctctttcgtTGCCCTAAAAATTATAATTCTATCAGGTCTGCATTTGAGATGTCGTTTGATCACTTAAACGACAGCAATAAAACcgaaagagaaaaacatcaaaATGATTTTAGAAGACAGAATCCTTGCTGTGGGTCTGCATTATTTTATTACCCTTGTTTGCAACAAGACACTGTAATTACTCTTCCCACAAATGGAATAATATTGAAGCATTTACCTCCTAAGAGAAACTCAAAGCTCTTAGTGGAGAAAAGCATGTGTCTTGGCCCTGAATCTTCAGaagcttggggtgggggggtgtcacCTCGGAGATGAGTCACTTCTAGGACTCCTTGACTGGAAGCCCTGTGCCCTGCAGTTCCAACAGCTGTGGGTGACACCCCAACAGAAGTGAACGTTGGACTAGAGGAGACAGGAAGGCAAGAGCTGATGAGACTGGGGTGAAAGTTTGGATGAAAATTGTCAAGTTTGAACATGGGCAGTGTTCGCACCTGCTGTAGCTGATCATATTCTGGGAAGACATTCTGTGTGTGGCTGGGGGCGTGTCCCGTACCTGATCCTGTACAACAGGAGGCCTGGAAACTCACCCTTCGGCCGACGTTGATGGAACATTCCAAATGGGGGTCGGTGAGGTGGTCCAGCTACAGACGTTATTAATACGAAGGCGTATAGATGCCCGATGGACAAAAGGGACCTCCAGGTTCACTATGTCCCGTTGGGGGCTGGAGCGCAGGAAGGATAAATTGAACTATAAAGCGACAGGAATTACCTTGTGTGGAGCCCAGGAGGAACCTTAGGGCAGGGGTCAGTGAGCGCCCCCCAGCGGTCACCACTGGGGTGCTGGACCGGAACATTTCCGCTGGAGACGCCTGACCCACTAGCCGGCATCAGGTGTGACAGAGACCCCTCCCGGACCCAGGGACACAGAGTAATCATGGAACATCCCATGTGATGCCACAGACCTGCCAGTGGGGAGGTCAGTGACCGGAAGAGTtcctgaatgagatgggaatttTATTTACCTGTTTATACAGGTGCGTTCTCCCAGGGATGTCCATGAACAGGACAGGTGCGTGCTCCTAGGGGACGTCCATGAACAGGGAGCCTTGTCCCCCGTGCAGTGGCCTTGGGACCCCCCGAGGAGCTGCCGGACACCACCGCCATGCGAGAGGTGCCCATGAGCAGCTCTCAGACAGCAGGGCCTGCCGGGTTTCCGGCAGTCCGAGGGGAATGGACAGCATCCTCTTGCATGGTCACCGTCTGGTCAAAGAAGGTAAAAGGGAATCGGCTCACGGCTGAACTACGCGCTGTTGCCTCTGTGTTGGGTTTCTACTGACTCGTGTGTGGTGGCCAGTAACCTGGCCAGTCAGGCAGATGGGCAACAGGAAACTGGTCCATTAGGGCCCATGCAAATTGCCATGGAAATTTAAGGGTTGCGTTAAACTAGAGCATTTCAACACCCATCAGAAGTACCCCTTCCAGGATCAGAGGTGATTGGACTTGGCAAATGGCTATCCTGGTGCTCTTGCATAAGGTGGCCCCCAGGTTCTCAGCATGAGTGGGCATGGGTGCTCTGAGGGTAAGGTGACCCCGGGCTCACGGCATGAGTGGGCATGGGGACTCTGCAGCCACGCAGAGATGGGCTGAGTCCAGACACGGCCTCCTGCACCCAGACAGCTGGGGGCAGGCTGGGGGCAGGCTCCCCAGGGGAGGACCCCACAAGGCTGACAAGTCAGACTGGCACCCCGTAGCCCCATAGACTACAAACGGGTCCCGCCAGGAGCGGACGCTGACTCTGGCCTCGGCTTTGTGGGTCTGGTGGGAGATGCAAGCAGTcagctatacacatacacacacattctttctcaGCTTCTTCTCAGAATAcagagtagagctccctgtgctctacggCAGGTCCTTGCTGTTGTCTCTTTTATGTACAGTAGTGTGAGCACGTTAATCCCAAGCCCCCGACCTTTCCCCTACGGTGACCTGACGCTTGTTTTCTGTGAGGAGTTTGCTGTTAACGCTGTCCAGCTTTTCCCAGTCTTGGCCATTGAGGAGCCTTGTCGGCTGGGTCGCTGTCTTTCTGACACACTCCCGCCAGTGGGGGTGTGttttgggggagggtggggaggcagaTGCTGCAGGCTCACCCCGAGCCTCTCCAGCCCCAGCTCCAGAAGCAGCTGCTTCTCCTAGAAGTGCTGAGGGAACCAGCTCCAGAAGCAGCTGCTTCTCCTAGAAGTGCTGAGGGAACCAGCTCCAGAAGCAGCTGTTCCTCCTAGAAGTGCTGAGGGAGCCAGCTCCGAGGGCTGCAGCAGTGCTGGGGTGGGGCTGCCCCAGGGTCCTCTCTGCAGACGCAGACGCCTCTCCAGAGGACGCCCCTCCAGAGGACGCCCCTCCAGAGGACGCCCCTCCAGAGGACGCCTCTCCAGAGGACGCCTCTCCAGAGGACGCCTCCATCATGGCAGCCAGGACGGGGGGCTGGGCCGGGGCAAGGGAGGGGCAGCGGTCCAGACACAAGAGCCCCTTCTGGAGCCAGCCTGGATGCGGGGCCGTGGCGTCTGCAGCCCAGGGAGCCACAGGTGGAACCAGGAGGCCCCGCCCACCAGAGCGCTCCCCACAGAGCCATCCAAGAGCCCATCCCAACACCACCCTGATCATTCcctgccttcagaatggaccactTAGACCAGcacagggggcagcagagaaagggGTGCAGAGACGGTCCCAGGGCTGCCCCTGGGGCCTCAGCGGAGGGCGGCCCCTCTCACCTGTAGCCAGgtgatgggcagattctttacaatctgagcccccagggaagccctactacaGCAAGGCCCATACAGCAGTGTGTTAGCTGTGTGCCTAGGCTGGCTTTGTTGGGCTTATGAACACACTCTTAGAACCTGCTggcatgtaggggacttactatcCTTCATTC
This window contains:
- the GPR35 gene encoding G-protein coupled receptor 35 — protein: MNSSKCSPEVSPVYLSYTGGLLALGLLLNGLALWVLCRRLPRWTETRIYMANLAVADLCLLCALPFFLYFQKQTSKDTPLCQISQAIYLLNRYMSISLVTAIAVDRYVAVRHPLRARRLRSPGRAVAVCAALWAVVLGSLVLRWFLDVQDGGFCFAARSGRNTYTGVFSLLGFYLPLAVLVFCSLQVVTALTQGPKANPGQAEATRKASRMVLANLAVFVVCFLPFHVVLTMHMALGLQTCAIKMAIQITSRLSDANCCLDAICYYFMAKDFQEASVSTTSPSAKAHKTKDSMTMTLT